A DNA window from Guyparkeria halophila contains the following coding sequences:
- a CDS encoding DUF4124 domain-containing protein, with product MQVRHRAILAGLALTLLPGLAWQAAQQAAQASNVTYRWVNGDGNLQFSDTLPSGAAANGYQVIDPHTGTVVREVAPRKTAEEKAREAAEQRAAEQAAREARAQAERDRVLLSLYSSEADLKQARDHRLERMDGHIAQMESSIERMQANIDAGHDDPAYARDLERMKQALAEARAKRKALIEQFKADLDRLRELQADG from the coding sequence ATGCAGGTCCGCCATCGCGCCATTCTGGCCGGTCTCGCGCTCACCCTGCTTCCGGGCCTTGCCTGGCAGGCGGCCCAGCAGGCGGCTCAGGCCAGCAACGTCACCTATCGCTGGGTGAACGGCGACGGCAACCTGCAGTTCAGCGACACCCTACCCTCCGGCGCCGCCGCCAACGGCTACCAGGTGATCGACCCACACACCGGAACGGTCGTCCGCGAGGTCGCTCCGCGCAAGACGGCCGAAGAAAAGGCGCGCGAGGCCGCCGAACAGCGTGCCGCCGAGCAGGCCGCCCGCGAGGCACGGGCACAGGCCGAGCGGGATCGCGTCCTGCTGTCGCTCTACAGCAGCGAGGCGGATCTCAAGCAGGCGCGGGACCATCGTCTCGAGCGGATGGACGGCCATATTGCGCAAATGGAAAGCTCGATCGAGCGGATGCAGGCGAATATCGACGCCGGGCACGACGACCCGGCGTATGCGCGTGATCTTGAACGAATGAAACAGGCGTTGGCCGAGGCGCGCGCCAAGCGAAAAGCACTGATCGAACAGTTCAAGGCCGACCTCGACCGGTTGCGGGAACTCCAGGCCGACGGCTAG
- the argB gene encoding acetylglutamate kinase, with protein sequence MPRFDPALTADVLMEALPYIQRLFDKTVVIKFGGNAMVDDELKDAFARNIVLLKQVGVNPVIVHGGGPQINEVLQKLGKQGEFIEGMRVTDRETMDVVQMVLGGLVNKDIVALINRHGGRAVGLTGRDAGLVRARKLKVTRKNPEFDEPEIIDLGHVGEVASIDAGILRTLDASDVIPVIAPIGVGEDGEAYNINADVVASKVAQVLEAEKLLLLTNIAGVLDQQGKLLTGLTAGDVEALIEDGTIYGGMLPKINFALDAVRGGVKTVQIIDGRVPHAVLLELLTDQGVGTLIRG encoded by the coding sequence ATGCCCCGATTCGACCCCGCCCTGACGGCCGACGTGCTGATGGAGGCGCTGCCCTACATCCAGCGCCTGTTCGACAAGACCGTGGTGATCAAGTTTGGCGGCAACGCCATGGTCGACGACGAGCTCAAGGATGCCTTCGCCCGCAACATCGTGCTCTTGAAGCAGGTGGGTGTGAACCCGGTGATCGTCCACGGCGGCGGGCCGCAGATCAACGAGGTGCTGCAGAAGCTCGGCAAGCAGGGCGAGTTCATCGAGGGGATGCGGGTGACCGACCGCGAGACCATGGACGTGGTCCAGATGGTCCTCGGCGGGCTGGTCAACAAGGACATCGTCGCCCTGATCAATCGTCACGGCGGACGGGCGGTGGGCCTGACCGGCCGCGATGCCGGGCTGGTGCGGGCGCGCAAGCTCAAGGTGACGCGCAAGAACCCCGAGTTCGACGAGCCGGAGATCATCGATCTGGGTCACGTCGGCGAGGTGGCCTCCATCGACGCGGGCATCCTGCGCACGCTGGATGCCTCGGATGTCATTCCGGTGATCGCGCCGATTGGCGTGGGCGAGGACGGCGAGGCCTACAACATCAACGCCGACGTGGTGGCGAGCAAGGTCGCCCAGGTGCTGGAGGCGGAGAAGTTGCTGCTGCTGACCAATATCGCCGGGGTGCTGGACCAGCAAGGCAAGCTCCTGACCGGCCTGACCGCGGGTGATGTCGAGGCCCTGATCGAGGACGGCACCATCTACGGTGGCATGCTGCCCAAGATCAATTTCGCGCTCGATGCCGTGCGTGGCGGGGTCAAGACGGTGCAGATCATCGACGGGCGCGTGCCGCACGCGGTGCTGCTCGAGCTGCTCACCGATCAGGGGGTTGGCACGCTGATCCGCGGCTGA
- the dut gene encoding dUTP diphosphatase — MHRVEVKWLDPRLGNEIPRPDYATGGSAGLDLRACLDEPLTLAPGQTELVPTGMAIHLDDPELAAMILPRSGLGHKHGIVLGNLVGLIDSDYQGQLFVSVWNRGDSAFTIDIGERIAQLIVVPVVQVAFEAVEEFSESERGTGGFGHTGRG, encoded by the coding sequence ATGCATCGAGTTGAAGTCAAATGGCTCGACCCCCGGCTGGGCAACGAGATTCCGCGCCCGGATTACGCCACCGGCGGCTCGGCAGGCCTCGACCTGCGCGCCTGTCTGGATGAGCCACTGACGCTCGCGCCCGGGCAGACCGAGCTGGTGCCGACCGGCATGGCGATCCATCTGGACGACCCGGAGCTCGCGGCGATGATTCTGCCGCGCTCGGGGTTGGGCCACAAGCACGGCATCGTGCTGGGCAACCTGGTGGGCCTGATCGACTCGGACTACCAGGGGCAGCTGTTCGTCTCGGTGTGGAACCGGGGCGACAGCGCATTCACCATCGATATCGGCGAGCGCATCGCCCAGTTGATCGTGGTGCCGGTGGTCCAGGTGGCCTTCGAGGCCGTCGAGGAGTTTTCCGAGAGCGAGCGCGGCACCGGTGGCTTCGGTCACACCGGCCGCGGCTAA
- the coaBC gene encoding bifunctional phosphopantothenoylcysteine decarboxylase/phosphopantothenate--cysteine ligase CoaBC, translating into MNAPSSHQRILVGVSGGIAAYKAVVLVRRLVEAGCEVRVVMTEAATRFVTPLSFQAVSGHPVRTTLLDAEAESGMDHIALARWADAVVIAPASADLMARLAAGMADDLLTTLCLATGAPVHLAPAMNRQMWAHPATQANRDTLLARGVTLLGPAAGAQACGETGEGRMLEPEAIVDDLLANVRQDLAGRQVVVTAGGTREPIDPVRFIANRSSGRMGFAIAAEAARRGAVVTLVAGPSALPTPSGVKRVDVETAAEMHAAVESIESMDLFVGAAAVADYRVAAPAGQKLKKSGETLSLELVPNPDIIRGVVSRADRPFVIGFAAETDHLREYAAAKRVAKGMDLICANEVGAGKGFDRPDNALLLLWEGGERELAQADKRHLAGEIFDTYHQITQD; encoded by the coding sequence ATGAATGCCCCATCATCCCATCAGCGCATCCTCGTCGGCGTGTCCGGCGGCATCGCGGCCTACAAGGCCGTGGTGCTGGTGCGTCGGCTGGTCGAGGCCGGCTGCGAGGTGCGCGTGGTGATGACCGAGGCGGCGACCCGATTTGTCACGCCGCTTTCCTTCCAGGCGGTCAGCGGTCACCCGGTGCGGACCACCCTGCTGGATGCCGAGGCCGAATCGGGCATGGATCATATCGCGTTGGCTCGCTGGGCCGATGCCGTAGTGATCGCCCCGGCCAGCGCCGACCTGATGGCGCGTCTGGCCGCCGGCATGGCCGACGATCTGCTGACCACCCTTTGTCTCGCCACCGGCGCCCCGGTTCACCTGGCTCCCGCCATGAACCGCCAGATGTGGGCCCATCCGGCGACCCAGGCCAACCGCGACACCCTGCTCGCCCGCGGCGTGACCTTGCTGGGGCCGGCGGCGGGAGCCCAGGCCTGCGGCGAGACCGGCGAAGGGCGCATGCTCGAGCCGGAGGCGATCGTCGACGACCTGCTGGCCAACGTCCGGCAGGACCTGGCCGGGCGACAGGTGGTGGTCACGGCGGGCGGTACCCGCGAGCCGATCGACCCGGTACGCTTCATCGCCAACCGTTCCTCCGGGCGGATGGGCTTCGCCATCGCCGCCGAGGCGGCTCGTCGCGGCGCGGTCGTGACGCTGGTCGCCGGCCCCTCGGCCCTGCCCACGCCCTCGGGCGTGAAGCGGGTCGACGTGGAAACGGCTGCCGAGATGCATGCGGCCGTCGAATCGATCGAGTCGATGGATCTCTTCGTTGGCGCCGCGGCGGTGGCCGACTACCGTGTGGCGGCCCCCGCGGGCCAGAAGCTCAAGAAAAGCGGCGAGACCCTCAGTCTCGAGCTGGTGCCCAATCCGGACATTATCCGCGGTGTGGTATCGCGTGCCGATCGGCCGTTCGTTATCGGGTTCGCCGCCGAGACCGACCATTTGCGCGAGTACGCGGCGGCCAAGCGCGTGGCCAAGGGCATGGACCTGATCTGTGCCAACGAGGTGGGAGCGGGCAAGGGCTTCGATCGACCGGACAACGCCCTGCTGCTCTTGTGGGAGGGCGGTGAGCGCGAATTGGCGCAGGCCGACAAGCGCCATCTCGCCGGCGAGATATTCGATACCTATCACCAGATCACACAGGATTGA
- a CDS encoding redoxin domain-containing protein, with translation MPDDPNNKSHNPGNNPGNTPGNNSSDTPPPKPKRRLPRWARWSLEGLVFVAALLAVQAWMGPDLPEGEIPGMAVETIGGEALTLGGPADEPTVVVFWATWCGYCDLEMPWLVDLVDDHRVITVAMQSGDATTVRAHMRENDLEKLPVINDPDGRIAASLGVNVTPTFLFFDQTGRVAHSTTGLTSPWGVRLRMWWMNRAAD, from the coding sequence ATGCCAGACGACCCGAACAACAAGAGCCACAACCCGGGCAACAACCCGGGCAACACCCCGGGCAACAACTCCAGCGACACCCCGCCGCCAAAGCCGAAACGCCGCCTGCCACGCTGGGCGCGCTGGAGCCTCGAGGGCCTGGTGTTCGTCGCGGCCCTGCTGGCCGTGCAGGCCTGGATGGGACCGGACCTGCCGGAGGGCGAGATTCCCGGCATGGCGGTGGAAACCATCGGCGGCGAGGCACTGACCCTCGGCGGGCCGGCGGACGAGCCCACCGTGGTGGTGTTCTGGGCCACCTGGTGTGGTTACTGCGATCTGGAGATGCCCTGGCTGGTCGACCTGGTCGACGACCATCGCGTGATCACCGTGGCGATGCAGTCGGGCGATGCGACCACCGTGCGCGCCCACATGCGGGAGAACGATCTGGAGAAACTGCCGGTGATCAACGACCCCGACGGGCGCATTGCCGCCAGCTTGGGCGTGAACGTTACCCCCACCTTCCTGTTCTTCGACCAGACCGGGCGGGTTGCGCATTCGACCACCGGCCTGACCAGCCCCTGGGGCGTGCGCCTGCGGATGTGGTGGATGAACCGCGCCGCCGACTAA
- the tal gene encoding transaldolase — translation MTAHALSQLHESQGQSLWLDNLSRALLTDEGLPRLIRDYGIRGVTSNPSIFKKAIVGSDLYTEDIAAGKRQYSDVESVYEHLVVTDIQRACDLLRPVWDQSHGEDGWVSWEESPGIAHDADASVRAAHRLRELVDRPNVLIKVPGTVEGIEAFERLIGQGVSVNVTLLFSLDQVRRVFAAYRRGIEQLEKSGGKVAEVRAVASLFMSRVDTLVDKQLDAIGGARAEALKGRAALALAGMAYEHFREVFEDESFDRFEQGGAWPQYLLWASTGTKNPAYSDLLYVENLIAPRTINTLPDATLEAFADHGRIASLLKPRLDEDHEVWAELAEVGIDMDGAVRDQLLDEGLEQFQTAFDDLLAAIDQA, via the coding sequence ATGACCGCGCATGCCTTGAGCCAACTCCACGAATCGCAGGGCCAGAGTCTCTGGCTGGATAACCTTTCCCGCGCCCTGTTGACGGACGAGGGACTGCCGCGGCTGATCCGCGACTACGGCATCCGCGGGGTGACGTCCAACCCGTCGATCTTCAAGAAGGCGATTGTCGGCAGCGACCTCTATACCGAGGACATCGCCGCGGGCAAGCGCCAGTATTCGGATGTCGAGTCGGTCTACGAGCACCTGGTCGTCACGGACATCCAGCGCGCCTGCGACCTGCTGCGACCGGTCTGGGACCAGTCGCATGGCGAGGACGGCTGGGTCTCCTGGGAGGAGTCGCCCGGCATCGCCCATGACGCGGATGCCTCGGTGCGCGCCGCCCATCGCCTGCGTGAACTGGTCGATCGGCCCAATGTGCTGATCAAGGTGCCCGGGACGGTCGAGGGCATCGAGGCCTTCGAGCGTCTGATCGGCCAGGGGGTGAGCGTCAACGTCACCCTGCTGTTCTCGCTCGATCAGGTGCGACGGGTATTCGCCGCCTATCGACGCGGCATCGAGCAGCTGGAGAAAAGCGGTGGCAAGGTCGCCGAGGTGCGCGCGGTGGCCAGCCTGTTCATGAGCCGGGTCGACACGCTGGTTGACAAGCAGCTCGATGCCATCGGCGGGGCGCGTGCCGAGGCCCTCAAGGGGCGCGCAGCCCTGGCGCTGGCCGGCATGGCCTACGAGCATTTCCGCGAGGTGTTCGAGGACGAGTCGTTCGACCGTTTCGAGCAAGGGGGTGCCTGGCCGCAGTATCTGCTCTGGGCCAGTACCGGCACCAAGAACCCGGCCTATTCGGATCTGTTGTACGTCGAGAACCTGATCGCCCCGCGCACCATCAACACGCTGCCGGATGCGACGCTCGAGGCCTTTGCCGACCACGGCCGGATTGCCTCGCTGTTGAAGCCGCGTCTCGACGAGGATCACGAGGTCTGGGCCGAACTGGCCGAGGTGGGCATCGACATGGACGGCGCGGTACGGGACCAGTTGCTCGACGAGGGGCTGGAACAGTTCCAGACCGCCTTCGACGATCTGCTCGCGGCCATCGATCAGGCGTAA
- a CDS encoding DnaJ C-terminal domain-containing protein encodes MKYHDYYATLGVARNASQDEIKRAYRKLAQKYHPDRNKGEGAEDKFKEINEAYEVLGDAQKRARYDALGSGYHHGDEFGAGPGGPGGPGGFGGGFGGDDFAAGGFSDFFSQFFGGGFGGPGGPGGAGQGRSVRGQDVEAEAPVPLSLLVTGGAHTIRVSDGRGGARSLKVNVPAGSTPGRRIRLSGQGQPSPMGGSPGDLYLVLTLREEDRDRVDGNNIIQELPITPWEAALGAKVPVTLPDGKRINMSVPAGSQSGRKLRIPKRGFAGGDLRLVLMIHTPPAKTDEAREFYEEMRTSMPFDPR; translated from the coding sequence GTGAAATATCACGACTACTACGCAACCCTGGGCGTGGCGCGCAATGCCTCGCAGGACGAGATCAAGCGTGCCTACCGCAAGCTTGCGCAGAAATACCACCCGGATCGCAACAAGGGCGAGGGCGCCGAGGACAAGTTCAAGGAAATCAACGAGGCCTACGAGGTACTCGGCGATGCCCAGAAGCGTGCGCGCTACGATGCGCTCGGTTCGGGCTACCACCACGGCGACGAGTTCGGCGCCGGCCCCGGTGGCCCGGGCGGTCCCGGTGGCTTTGGTGGTGGCTTCGGCGGCGACGACTTCGCGGCCGGCGGCTTTTCCGACTTCTTCTCGCAGTTCTTCGGTGGCGGTTTCGGCGGCCCCGGCGGCCCCGGCGGTGCCGGTCAGGGGCGCAGCGTCCGCGGGCAGGACGTCGAGGCCGAGGCACCGGTGCCGCTTTCCTTGCTGGTCACCGGCGGCGCGCACACCATCCGGGTCTCCGACGGACGCGGCGGGGCGCGCTCATTGAAGGTCAACGTCCCGGCCGGCTCGACGCCGGGACGTCGCATCCGGCTTTCCGGTCAGGGTCAGCCAAGCCCGATGGGCGGCTCGCCGGGGGACCTCTACCTGGTGCTTACCTTGCGCGAGGAGGACCGCGACCGGGTTGATGGCAACAACATTATCCAGGAGCTGCCGATCACGCCCTGGGAGGCAGCCCTGGGTGCCAAGGTGCCGGTCACCCTGCCCGACGGCAAGCGCATCAACATGAGCGTGCCCGCCGGGTCGCAATCCGGACGCAAGCTGCGTATCCCCAAGCGTGGCTTTGCCGGCGGTGACCTGCGGCTGGTGCTGATGATCCACACCCCGCCGGCCAAGACCGACGAGGCGCGCGAGTTCTACGAGGAAATGCGCACCTCGATGCCCTTCGATCCGCGATAA
- the ykgO gene encoding type B 50S ribosomal protein L36, with protein MKILSSLKSAKKRHKDCQVVRRRGKVYVINKTNPRFKARQR; from the coding sequence ATGAAAATTCTGTCTTCTCTCAAGTCAGCCAAGAAGCGACACAAGGACTGCCAAGTCGTTCGTCGTCGCGGCAAGGTTTACGTCATCAACAAGACCAACCCGCGCTTCAAGGCCCGTCAGCGCTAA
- the rdgB gene encoding RdgB/HAM1 family non-canonical purine NTP pyrophosphatase translates to MTDIVIATNNDGKMAEFEEMRRVLAASHPTLDGLRFVSQRRWNVSSPLEDADSFRGNALIKARHTAVLTGHPAIGDDSGLVVDALDGQPGIFSSRFAGEQASDAENNEKLVEELARRPNTPRSARFVCALAFVRHAEDADPIVVEGTWEGEVLDAPRGERGFGYDPLFFSPEHGLSVGEMDPDDKHRVSHRARALKQLIEQLAALDINPA, encoded by the coding sequence ATGACAGACATCGTGATCGCCACCAACAATGACGGCAAGATGGCCGAGTTCGAGGAAATGCGCCGGGTACTGGCCGCGAGCCACCCCACCCTGGACGGACTGCGTTTCGTCTCGCAGCGTCGCTGGAACGTGTCGTCACCGCTCGAGGATGCCGACAGCTTCCGTGGCAATGCCCTGATCAAGGCGCGCCACACCGCCGTGCTCACCGGCCACCCCGCCATCGGCGACGACTCCGGGCTGGTCGTCGATGCCCTCGACGGCCAGCCGGGCATCTTTTCCTCGCGCTTTGCCGGCGAGCAGGCGAGCGATGCCGAGAACAACGAGAAACTGGTCGAGGAACTGGCCAGGCGACCGAATACCCCGCGCAGCGCGCGCTTCGTCTGCGCCCTGGCCTTCGTCCGCCACGCCGAGGACGCCGACCCGATCGTCGTCGAGGGCACCTGGGAGGGCGAGGTGCTCGATGCGCCGCGCGGCGAGCGCGGCTTCGGCTACGACCCGCTATTTTTCTCGCCGGAACACGGCCTGAGCGTCGGCGAGATGGACCCGGACGACAAACACCGGGTCAGCCATCGGGCGCGCGCCTTGAAGCAGCTGATCGAGCAGCTGGCCGCCCTCGACATCAACCCCGCGTGA
- the hemW gene encoding radical SAM family heme chaperone HemW, with amino-acid sequence MLQFTDNPPLSLYVHLPWCVEKCPYCDFNSHGLKGRELPEDEYVDALLRDLEPELPLTWGRPIETIFLGGGTPSLFSPEALDRLMSGLRALLDLRFTREVTLEVNPGTDMASRLAEYRAIGFNRVSIGVQSFNDRSLERLGRIHDRRAAWRTIEAAHDAGLDSFNIDLMHGLPGQTEEDGLADVDTAISLEPPHLSWYQLTIEPNTAFAFSPPALPPEATLDRIGEAGAQRLLDAGYDHYEISAFARPDHACQHNMNYWQFGDYLGIGAGAHGKLTIPAENRIERRLRSPHPNRYLELAGQPANIDAHDIGRKEIPFEFMLNALRLTDGFPVGLFQERTGMPIAVVSKTLRSLEEDGLIEWDIQTIRPTERGLRFLNDVLGRFLPDD; translated from the coding sequence CTGTTGCAGTTTACCGACAACCCGCCACTCTCGCTCTACGTCCACCTGCCGTGGTGCGTCGAGAAATGCCCCTACTGCGATTTCAACTCGCACGGCCTCAAGGGCCGCGAGCTGCCCGAGGACGAGTACGTCGACGCCCTGCTGCGCGATCTGGAGCCCGAGCTGCCCCTGACGTGGGGACGGCCGATCGAGACGATCTTTCTCGGCGGCGGCACCCCGAGCCTGTTCTCGCCCGAGGCGCTCGACCGGCTGATGTCCGGCCTGCGCGCACTGCTGGACCTGCGCTTCACCCGCGAGGTGACCCTGGAGGTCAATCCGGGCACCGACATGGCCTCGCGGCTGGCCGAGTATCGCGCCATCGGCTTCAACCGCGTCTCGATCGGCGTGCAGAGCTTCAATGACCGGTCGCTGGAACGGCTCGGCCGCATCCACGATCGTCGCGCCGCCTGGCGCACCATCGAGGCGGCCCACGACGCGGGCCTCGACAGCTTCAATATCGACCTGATGCATGGCCTGCCCGGCCAGACGGAGGAAGATGGGCTGGCGGACGTCGACACCGCGATCTCGCTCGAGCCGCCGCACCTGTCCTGGTACCAGCTGACCATCGAGCCCAACACCGCCTTTGCCTTCAGCCCACCGGCGCTGCCGCCGGAGGCGACCCTCGACCGGATCGGCGAGGCGGGCGCCCAACGTCTGCTCGACGCGGGCTACGATCACTACGAGATCTCCGCCTTCGCCCGGCCCGATCACGCCTGCCAGCACAACATGAATTACTGGCAGTTCGGCGACTACCTGGGTATCGGGGCCGGCGCGCACGGCAAGCTGACGATCCCGGCGGAAAACCGCATCGAACGACGCCTGCGCAGCCCGCACCCCAACCGGTATCTCGAACTCGCGGGTCAGCCCGCGAACATCGACGCCCACGACATCGGCCGCAAGGAAATCCCGTTCGAGTTCATGCTCAATGCCCTGCGGCTCACCGACGGTTTCCCGGTGGGTCTGTTCCAGGAACGCACCGGCATGCCTATCGCCGTGGTATCGAAAACCCTGCGCTCCCTGGAGGAGGATGGCCTGATCGAGTGGGACATCCAGACCATTCGGCCGACCGAGCGCGGTCTGCGTTTCCTCAACGACGTACTCGGGCGCTTCCTGCCGGACGACTGA
- the glmU gene encoding bifunctional UDP-N-acetylglucosamine diphosphorylase/glucosamine-1-phosphate N-acetyltransferase GlmU — translation MKDSATGQLHVVVLAAGKGTRMRSSRPKVLHEIAGRSMLAHCLDTAAALQPASIRVVIGHQGEAVRDAEAERQVAWVWQDEQNGTGHAVQIGIDGLRAGADDRVLVLYADVPLLGAGLLERLIGSSAVVSLLTVHMDDPTGYGRILRDDSGRVLRIVEQKDANEAERQVREVNTGILMARYGDLVAWLDRLESGNAQGELYLTDIIEMAAAEDKSVEAVIAEDAWAVTGVNDRLALSRLERVYQQRQAEALALAGTSLADTARIDIRGSLDCGRDVSIDVGCVFEGDVRLGDNVRVGPHCVLRDCEIGAGSTVEAFSHVDGVVAAGDNAIGPYARLRPGAALDSAARIGNFVEIKAARIGERSKVNHLSYVGDARVGDDSNLGAGTITCNYDGANKHVTEIGDRVFVGSATQLVAPVRVGSDATIGAGSTITRDVGEGELAIARSRQKAIAGWQRPRKQKD, via the coding sequence ATGAAGGATTCGGCAACCGGTCAGCTGCACGTGGTGGTTCTCGCCGCGGGCAAGGGCACGCGCATGCGTTCGAGCAGGCCAAAGGTGCTGCACGAGATTGCCGGCCGATCGATGCTCGCTCATTGCCTGGACACGGCGGCGGCGCTGCAGCCGGCCTCGATACGCGTGGTGATCGGTCACCAGGGCGAGGCGGTGCGTGACGCCGAGGCGGAGCGGCAGGTGGCCTGGGTGTGGCAAGACGAGCAAAACGGCACCGGCCACGCGGTTCAGATCGGGATCGACGGATTGCGGGCCGGGGCGGACGATCGGGTGCTGGTCCTGTATGCCGACGTGCCGCTGCTGGGTGCCGGTCTGCTCGAGCGCCTGATTGGCTCGTCTGCGGTCGTGTCCCTGCTGACCGTGCACATGGACGACCCGACCGGCTATGGGCGCATCCTGCGGGACGACAGCGGGCGCGTCCTGCGCATCGTCGAGCAGAAGGATGCGAACGAAGCGGAACGCCAGGTCCGGGAGGTCAATACCGGCATCCTGATGGCGCGCTACGGCGACCTGGTCGCGTGGCTGGATCGACTCGAATCCGGTAATGCCCAGGGCGAGTTGTACCTGACCGACATCATCGAGATGGCCGCGGCCGAGGACAAGTCGGTCGAGGCGGTGATCGCCGAGGATGCCTGGGCGGTGACGGGGGTCAACGACCGACTCGCCCTGTCCCGCCTGGAGCGGGTCTACCAGCAGCGCCAGGCCGAGGCGTTGGCGCTGGCCGGCACGAGCCTGGCCGACACGGCACGCATCGACATCCGCGGCTCACTCGACTGTGGCCGGGATGTGTCGATCGACGTCGGCTGCGTGTTCGAGGGCGATGTGCGCCTGGGGGACAATGTCCGCGTGGGCCCGCATTGTGTCCTGCGCGACTGCGAGATCGGCGCCGGATCGACGGTGGAGGCCTTCAGTCACGTCGACGGCGTGGTGGCCGCGGGTGACAACGCCATCGGCCCCTATGCGCGTCTGCGTCCCGGCGCGGCACTCGACTCGGCGGCCAGGATCGGCAACTTCGTCGAGATCAAGGCCGCGCGCATCGGTGAGCGGTCCAAGGTCAACCACCTGTCCTACGTGGGCGATGCCCGCGTCGGCGATGACAGCAATCTCGGCGCCGGCACCATCACCTGCAACTACGACGGCGCGAACAAGCACGTCACCGAGATCGGGGACCGGGTGTTCGTGGGTTCGGCCACGCAGCTGGTTGCCCCGGTCCGCGTGGGCAGCGATGCCACCATCGGCGCCGGATCGACGATCACCCGCGACGTGGGCGAGGGCGAGCTGGCCATCGCGCGCAGTCGGCAGAAGGCGATCGCCGGCTGGCAGCGACCACGCAAGCAAAAGGACTGA
- the atpC gene encoding ATP synthase F1 subunit epsilon, translating to MAMTTRVDIVSMEKPIFSGMATFVSIPTEAGEMGVTARHTQTLSVLRPGEVRVHQDDGSIVRYFVGFGVVEVQPHVVSIIADWALTEEDAKNLDPNELEARMGEEEEYVQEYEQRGQLDFTSADMIMVEAEERLKWIKSMRSAGGRH from the coding sequence ATGGCTATGACTACCCGAGTCGACATCGTCAGCATGGAGAAGCCGATCTTCAGCGGGATGGCGACGTTCGTCTCCATCCCGACCGAAGCCGGTGAAATGGGCGTCACTGCCCGTCACACGCAGACGCTGTCGGTACTGCGCCCGGGCGAAGTCCGCGTGCATCAGGACGATGGCTCGATCGTGCGCTATTTCGTCGGTTTTGGCGTGGTCGAAGTCCAGCCCCACGTGGTCAGCATCATCGCTGACTGGGCGCTGACGGAAGAGGACGCGAAGAACCTGGATCCCAACGAGCTCGAAGCCCGCATGGGCGAAGAGGAGGAGTACGTTCAGGAGTACGAGCAGCGCGGGCAGCTCGACTTCACCTCGGCCGATATGATCATGGTCGAGGCGGAAGAACGCCTCAAGTGGATCAAGTCCATGCGTTCCGCCGGTGGTCGCCACTAA